The proteins below come from a single Gimesia alba genomic window:
- a CDS encoding sulfatase family protein, with amino-acid sequence MNSFPRFIVMQTLVWFCLIAFTPLSLSFANEKPQQPNIVVVLVDDLRWDELGCMGHPFVRTPHIDRIAREGARFRNAFCSTPLCSPVRACLLTGLYTHNHGIFDNINRSKHSHTLKTFPQSLQKAGYETGYVGKWHMGNDDTARPGFDYWVSMKGQGTSFDPVLNINGERIPQQGHTTDVLNRKVNEFVKQKRDKPFCLYIAHKALHPELTQRDDGSITDPSAAKFMPAKRHENLYTNDAIPRRLNVVDSLEGKRALKRTVPGLPPLSQQTGTSDEVIRDRLRMLAGIDEGVGQLCDLLEQQNQLDNTVFVFTSDHGYWYGEHGLSVERRLPYEEGIRVPLLVRYPPLVKAGTLIDQFAVSVDLAPTILDLAQVKADHKFDGVSLVPLLKGEQPANWRQSFLVEYNSDTVFPRLVKMGYKAVRTPRWKYIQFNELEGMDELYDVQNDPYEFKNRIDDPAMQDTIKTLQAELQRLMN; translated from the coding sequence GTGAACTCTTTTCCCCGCTTCATCGTGATGCAGACGCTGGTCTGGTTTTGTCTGATTGCCTTCACACCGTTGAGTTTGTCCTTCGCGAACGAGAAACCACAACAACCCAATATCGTGGTTGTGCTGGTCGATGATCTCCGCTGGGATGAACTGGGCTGCATGGGACATCCTTTTGTCCGCACGCCCCACATCGATCGCATCGCTCGGGAAGGGGCGCGCTTTCGCAATGCGTTTTGCTCAACACCTCTCTGTTCTCCCGTCCGGGCCTGCCTGCTCACTGGCCTGTATACTCACAATCACGGCATCTTCGATAACATCAATCGCAGCAAACACAGCCATACACTGAAGACGTTTCCTCAGTCATTGCAGAAAGCGGGTTACGAAACCGGCTATGTCGGCAAGTGGCATATGGGGAACGATGATACCGCCCGCCCCGGTTTTGATTACTGGGTCAGCATGAAAGGGCAGGGGACCTCCTTTGATCCGGTCTTGAATATTAATGGCGAGCGCATTCCGCAGCAGGGACATACGACCGATGTCCTCAACCGGAAAGTCAATGAATTCGTGAAACAGAAAAGGGACAAACCCTTCTGCCTCTATATCGCCCATAAGGCGCTGCACCCGGAATTGACCCAGCGCGACGATGGCAGCATCACCGACCCCTCCGCAGCGAAGTTCATGCCCGCCAAACGGCATGAGAACTTATACACGAACGATGCCATCCCGCGTCGATTAAATGTCGTCGATTCTCTGGAAGGCAAACGCGCACTCAAACGCACCGTTCCCGGACTGCCTCCACTCAGTCAGCAGACAGGCACCAGTGACGAAGTGATTCGCGATCGTCTGCGGATGCTGGCCGGCATCGACGAAGGAGTGGGCCAGTTATGTGACCTGTTGGAACAGCAAAATCAGCTCGACAATACCGTGTTTGTCTTCACCAGTGATCACGGTTACTGGTATGGCGAACATGGTTTGAGTGTCGAACGCCGCCTGCCTTATGAGGAGGGCATTCGTGTTCCACTTTTGGTGCGTTATCCGCCGCTCGTCAAAGCGGGCACGCTGATTGATCAGTTCGCCGTCAGTGTTGATCTGGCTCCGACCATCCTGGATCTGGCACAGGTCAAAGCCGATCACAAATTCGACGGCGTCAGTCTGGTTCCCTTGCTCAAAGGGGAGCAGCCTGCCAACTGGCGGCAGTCGTTTCTGGTCGAATACAACAGCGATACCGTGTTTCCCCGCCTGGTCAAGATGGGCTACAAAGCCGTCCGCACGCCGCGCTGGAAGTACATTCAGTTTAACGAGCTGGAAGGCATGGACGAGCTCTACGATGTCCAGAACGATCCTTACGAATTCAAAAATCGGATCGACGACCCAGCAATGCAGGACACGATCAAAACCTTGCAGGCAGAGTTACAGCGATTGATGAATTGA
- a CDS encoding PVC-type heme-binding CxxCH protein has translation MPLSSSLKQVRLTIVLTAVFSVFLISLTVSAISADKTEDAKPKVDYSSEMPRILPRTPAEALKSFKLHDDFQIELVAAEPLVRDPVAMCFDERGRAYVIEMPEYNDANKEGYSSVKLLEDTNGDGKYDKSYPFLTDMTLPTAVCSYKGGVFVGAPPYVYYCKDTDGDRKADVREIVMTGFGRDKGDEGMINSFRWGLDNKIHFSTGTDGGVITVAADKEKKTYNTRGRGVILDPETRTIELTTGGGQHGMSLGIWNRNFVCSNGVPMQVLMYDDRYIARNPYLAPPAAPVSIAPGGKFTKLLRISQIEPWRILRTRLRAQSAKGDYEKGNPSGYFTAATGVTVYRGDAWPLEFQGNIFVGEPANNLVYRAAPQPDGLSLVAPRADQDAEFLASTDVWFRPVQFENGPDGALYVLDMYRELIEGAPFIPEDILKHIDPIGGQEMGRIYRIVPKDFQQPTLPDFETLSSKELVALLESDNGWTRDTAQRLLFERQDTSVSNDLIQLARKSGKPITRATALWSLQGTKSLDEGTLLKGLKDENFQVRKQALQIAEQYANSANIQKQMLALASDPSLEVQYQAAFSLGAFESSARNQALADLLTRHVDNKWMRMAVQSSLNKGAGEVFALLVKNPTLLKQKPAQAFLISLAVQIGAQKDSENVKRLLSSLKSLPAADQKFAEILFRNLLSRASGTTKTVINQSSSGHTAKLLKGMMQTAMQQATNAKLPVKARVDAIPTLSIGKFDDTGDVFEELLTVQQPLPIRQRAITALGLVNDLRVAALLIESWPGFSPQLRMSAVETLFSRKPWMVSLLDSIKAGKINPGDISPERVQLLKTNPDSKIKKRADALFHNQRLTGRSDIVKEYQAALKLKGDPANGKLVFKKACSACHRLENVGVQLGADLKAIKDRGTEAVLLNILDPNREVKPQYVTYLLVTTQGRTLTGLIKEENANSITIARADGTQDTVLRIDIDEMISSKLSFMPEGLEKQINKQEMADLLAYLNATK, from the coding sequence ATGCCGCTGTCATCCTCTTTGAAACAGGTTCGCCTGACGATCGTACTCACTGCTGTTTTTTCAGTATTCCTGATCAGTCTGACAGTGAGTGCAATTTCAGCTGATAAAACGGAAGATGCCAAACCAAAGGTCGATTATTCGTCCGAGATGCCCCGCATCCTGCCGCGGACGCCGGCCGAAGCATTGAAGTCGTTCAAGCTGCACGATGATTTTCAAATCGAACTCGTCGCAGCAGAACCGTTGGTCCGCGATCCGGTCGCCATGTGTTTTGATGAGCGCGGGCGTGCCTACGTCATCGAAATGCCCGAGTACAACGATGCCAACAAAGAGGGCTACAGTTCGGTCAAACTTCTGGAAGATACCAACGGCGATGGAAAATATGACAAGAGCTATCCCTTCCTGACCGATATGACATTGCCCACCGCGGTTTGCAGTTATAAAGGGGGCGTCTTTGTCGGCGCACCGCCCTATGTCTATTACTGCAAAGACACGGACGGCGACCGTAAAGCCGATGTGCGCGAAATCGTGATGACCGGCTTTGGACGCGACAAAGGGGACGAAGGCATGATCAATTCATTTCGCTGGGGCCTCGATAACAAGATTCATTTTTCCACAGGCACCGATGGGGGCGTGATTACCGTTGCCGCTGACAAGGAGAAAAAAACTTACAACACCCGGGGCCGCGGGGTCATTCTCGATCCTGAAACCCGTACGATTGAACTGACCACAGGCGGCGGTCAGCATGGCATGAGCCTGGGAATCTGGAACCGCAACTTCGTCTGCTCGAATGGCGTTCCCATGCAGGTGCTGATGTACGATGACCGTTATATCGCCCGCAATCCCTATCTGGCACCACCGGCAGCCCCCGTTTCGATTGCCCCCGGCGGCAAATTTACAAAACTGCTCCGCATCAGTCAGATTGAACCCTGGCGCATTTTGCGAACGCGATTGCGTGCCCAGAGTGCAAAAGGGGACTATGAAAAAGGGAACCCATCCGGTTACTTCACGGCGGCCACTGGTGTCACCGTTTATCGGGGAGACGCTTGGCCTTTAGAATTTCAAGGTAACATCTTTGTGGGCGAGCCCGCCAATAATCTGGTCTATCGCGCCGCGCCCCAGCCCGACGGATTGTCTCTCGTCGCACCGCGTGCCGATCAGGATGCGGAATTTCTGGCCTCGACCGATGTCTGGTTTCGACCGGTCCAGTTTGAGAACGGACCCGACGGCGCGTTGTACGTTCTGGACATGTACCGCGAGCTCATCGAAGGCGCGCCCTTCATCCCGGAAGACATTCTGAAACACATCGATCCGATTGGCGGTCAGGAAATGGGACGCATCTATCGCATCGTTCCCAAAGATTTTCAGCAGCCGACACTGCCCGATTTCGAAACACTTTCCTCAAAAGAACTGGTCGCATTATTGGAAAGTGATAACGGCTGGACTCGCGATACTGCCCAGCGTCTGTTGTTCGAACGTCAGGATACCTCCGTCAGCAATGATTTAATTCAACTGGCAAGAAAATCCGGCAAGCCGATTACCCGGGCAACCGCACTCTGGTCGCTGCAAGGGACAAAATCACTCGATGAGGGGACGCTGCTCAAAGGGCTCAAGGACGAGAATTTTCAAGTCAGAAAACAGGCCTTGCAGATCGCAGAGCAGTATGCAAACTCAGCTAATATTCAGAAACAGATGCTGGCACTGGCTAGTGATCCATCGCTGGAAGTCCAGTACCAGGCCGCTTTTTCACTGGGCGCTTTTGAATCCTCAGCACGCAATCAGGCACTCGCTGATCTGCTGACACGCCATGTAGATAACAAATGGATGCGCATGGCCGTTCAGAGTTCTCTGAACAAGGGAGCCGGTGAAGTCTTTGCACTGCTGGTGAAGAATCCAACGTTACTCAAGCAGAAACCGGCTCAGGCATTTCTTATCTCGTTGGCAGTGCAGATAGGAGCTCAGAAGGATTCAGAGAACGTGAAGCGGCTCTTGTCGTCTCTGAAATCGTTGCCGGCAGCAGATCAGAAATTCGCCGAAATCTTATTCCGCAATTTGCTCTCTCGCGCTTCGGGGACCACGAAAACGGTGATAAACCAATCGTCCAGCGGACATACGGCGAAGCTTTTGAAAGGGATGATGCAAACCGCGATGCAACAGGCTACCAATGCCAAACTGCCTGTGAAAGCCCGCGTGGATGCCATTCCGACATTGAGCATTGGAAAATTTGATGATACCGGAGATGTCTTCGAAGAACTGCTTACCGTACAGCAACCTTTGCCAATCCGCCAGCGCGCCATCACGGCGCTGGGTTTGGTTAACGATCTTCGTGTTGCCGCACTGCTGATTGAGTCCTGGCCGGGCTTCAGTCCGCAGCTACGAATGAGTGCGGTCGAAACTCTGTTTTCCCGCAAGCCCTGGATGGTGAGTTTGCTCGATTCGATCAAGGCAGGCAAGATTAACCCCGGCGATATCAGCCCCGAACGGGTTCAACTGTTAAAGACAAATCCGGACAGCAAAATCAAGAAACGGGCCGATGCCCTGTTTCATAATCAGCGATTAACGGGGCGCTCCGATATCGTCAAAGAATATCAGGCCGCGCTCAAACTCAAGGGAGATCCCGCGAACGGCAAACTGGTGTTCAAGAAAGCCTGCTCTGCCTGCCACCGTCTGGAGAATGTCGGCGTGCAACTCGGTGCCGACTTGAAAGCCATCAAAGATCGCGGCACGGAAGCGGTTCTGCTGAATATTCTCGATCCGAATCGGGAAGTGAAGCCACAGTATGTGACCTATCTGCTCGTCACCACGCAAGGCAGAACGCTTACAGGACTGATCAAAGAAGAAAATGCGAACAGCATCACCATCGCCCGCGCCGATGGAACACAGGATACTGTGCTCCGCATTGACATTGATGAAATGATCAGCTCGAAGCTCTCCTTTATGCCCGAAGGACTCGAAAAGCAGATCAACAAACAGGAAATGGCCGACCTGCTCGCTTATCTGAATGCAACCAAATAG
- a CDS encoding helix-turn-helix domain-containing protein, producing the protein MNQTPMKSVTRLRATLESFAARYAAENVQQGSDPQKLLKRFQKLQIASEKGDYRRFANDDRGLHQAIIDLANVPGLAQSWQAAFEAQNAFRIKTIKECWPDLSVLFESHRPLVDAIVAGSVEEAEEEALTHLDAIWFRLADATHDQSLPRDPLSRACAYLAFHFHESIRLPELAKQIAGCSPGHLARLFRDTLGLGFSDYLIELRIQKAANLLRQSNRPIHEIAARVGYADPSRFTIHFRRRFGQTPSEFRRRFVRIVT; encoded by the coding sequence ATGAATCAAACACCAATGAAATCCGTAACCAGACTGCGTGCGACTCTGGAAAGTTTTGCCGCGCGTTATGCAGCTGAAAATGTACAGCAAGGCAGCGATCCCCAGAAGTTACTCAAGCGGTTTCAAAAGCTGCAAATCGCATCCGAAAAAGGAGATTATCGCCGCTTTGCCAATGATGACCGGGGGCTGCATCAGGCAATCATCGACCTGGCTAACGTACCCGGTTTAGCCCAGTCGTGGCAGGCCGCGTTTGAGGCACAGAATGCGTTCCGTATTAAAACGATCAAAGAATGCTGGCCCGATCTTTCAGTTTTGTTTGAATCGCATCGACCGCTGGTGGATGCAATTGTCGCCGGCAGTGTGGAAGAAGCGGAAGAGGAAGCGTTGACTCACCTGGATGCCATTTGGTTTCGGCTGGCTGATGCTACCCACGACCAATCTCTGCCGCGCGACCCCTTGTCCCGCGCCTGTGCGTATCTGGCGTTTCATTTCCATGAATCAATTCGACTTCCGGAACTGGCAAAGCAGATCGCCGGATGCAGCCCGGGCCATCTGGCGCGTCTGTTCCGCGACACATTGGGGCTGGGATTCAGTGACTATCTGATTGAACTGCGGATACAGAAAGCAGCGAATTTGCTGCGACAATCGAATCGTCCCATCCACGAGATTGCCGCGCGGGTCGGCTATGCCGATCCTTCCCGATTTACCATTCATTTTCGCCGCCGCTTCGGACAGACGCCGAGCGAATTCCGTCGTCGGTTCGTGCGAATTGTGACCTGA
- a CDS encoding exo-alpha-sialidase: protein MKPILMFLVWLLIPLTGFAEQKLLLQRDFEAEAVGEPPQGGMAFLPGSKPDVKVVGLGAGQSSRCLKAVRSDSGRLTALAFEFSEPQQRVLIELSFAFSPGKGRSLNLWSFEPKGQDASQFNLCIQNGSLQQYDGRTKTWQVISRNVKPSTDADHPVWHRLKMVFDAKQPGIDFWLSQPGTLSLPKKPTGTLHTYRTNLDLAGIALVSGKRLAPDAWYYVDDLIVQGGPQLPSPGMVKPLPKPVTLWTGPPIPADFEKIPFVPGMTHQTIHRATKDGYKFLHGAAIIAHKGTLYANWANSPKNENGPEETLQGRRSKDGGKTWSDLEIIGPGFEGPDRHSHGVLLVHQGKLWTICSRFGIGKPAKRFPGLQAEAFVLNEATDAWESQGIVMQNCWPYDEPVRMENGNLITGGQDKDGLPVVAISHGDDLTRWDTVLIPFPPELKPSFAETTVMASGKTVRAIIRGGAGVAWIATSDDYGRTWSPAKQSNLPMPRSKAYFGKLSTGQEYLVSNLKNRDTLVISVSKPGETTLSRMWKIRHGKSGPPRFTGFAKGKQWSYPYAHEHDGKLYVVYSIGKEDCGLSILPLESLQVPADSNSGQ, encoded by the coding sequence ATGAAACCGATATTGATGTTTCTTGTCTGGTTACTGATCCCGCTGACTGGATTCGCAGAGCAGAAGCTGCTTCTGCAACGTGATTTTGAAGCGGAGGCGGTCGGAGAACCGCCTCAGGGCGGGATGGCATTTCTTCCCGGTTCGAAACCCGACGTCAAGGTGGTGGGATTGGGCGCGGGGCAGTCATCTCGGTGCCTCAAAGCAGTGCGTTCGGATTCCGGAAGGCTGACCGCACTTGCGTTTGAGTTTTCTGAACCACAGCAGCGAGTTCTTATTGAACTTTCGTTTGCGTTTTCACCGGGTAAAGGGCGTTCGTTGAATCTCTGGTCCTTCGAGCCAAAGGGACAGGATGCAAGCCAGTTTAATCTGTGTATTCAGAATGGTTCGTTGCAGCAGTACGACGGACGCACTAAAACCTGGCAGGTGATTTCGCGCAATGTAAAGCCATCAACCGATGCGGACCATCCCGTGTGGCATCGCCTGAAGATGGTCTTTGATGCGAAGCAACCGGGAATTGATTTCTGGTTGTCCCAACCGGGGACGCTCTCTTTACCGAAAAAGCCCACAGGCACACTCCACACATATCGTACCAATCTGGATCTCGCAGGCATCGCACTCGTGTCCGGCAAACGTTTGGCACCGGATGCCTGGTATTATGTTGATGACCTGATTGTGCAGGGAGGGCCACAGCTTCCTTCGCCGGGAATGGTCAAACCATTGCCGAAACCGGTGACGCTTTGGACGGGTCCACCGATTCCGGCTGACTTCGAAAAAATTCCCTTCGTGCCCGGAATGACGCATCAGACGATTCACCGTGCTACGAAAGACGGTTATAAATTTCTGCATGGTGCCGCCATTATCGCTCACAAGGGAACGTTATACGCGAACTGGGCCAACAGTCCGAAGAATGAAAACGGTCCAGAGGAAACACTGCAGGGCCGACGTTCGAAAGATGGCGGCAAGACCTGGTCGGATCTGGAAATAATCGGCCCGGGCTTTGAAGGTCCTGACCGTCACAGTCACGGCGTATTGCTGGTGCATCAGGGGAAGCTCTGGACCATCTGCAGTCGGTTTGGGATCGGCAAACCGGCAAAGCGATTTCCCGGCTTGCAGGCAGAAGCGTTTGTCTTGAATGAAGCCACCGATGCTTGGGAGTCACAGGGTATTGTCATGCAGAACTGCTGGCCTTATGACGAACCGGTGCGCATGGAGAACGGGAATCTGATTACCGGCGGACAGGACAAAGACGGCTTGCCCGTCGTTGCCATCAGTCACGGGGATGATCTTACCCGTTGGGATACCGTGTTGATTCCGTTTCCCCCCGAACTGAAGCCGTCCTTTGCCGAAACCACGGTGATGGCAAGCGGGAAGACTGTGCGCGCCATTATTCGCGGCGGTGCGGGTGTGGCCTGGATCGCGACCAGCGATGACTATGGCCGGACCTGGTCTCCCGCAAAGCAGAGTAATTTACCCATGCCGCGCAGTAAGGCCTATTTCGGAAAGTTAAGTACGGGACAGGAATATCTGGTTTCGAATTTAAAGAACCGAGACACGCTGGTGATTTCGGTGAGTAAGCCAGGGGAAACTACATTGAGCCGGATGTGGAAGATCCGTCACGGCAAGTCCGGGCCTCCCCGCTTTACCGGATTTGCCAAAGGGAAGCAGTGGTCGTATCCCTATGCCCATGAGCACGATGGCAAACTCTACGTTGTGTATTCCATCGGTAAGGAGGATTGTGGCCTGTCGATTCTGCCCCTTGAATCATTGCAGGTCCCTGCAGATTCAAACTCTGGACAGTGA
- a CDS encoding fasciclin domain-containing protein has translation MKRLLKTSVAFATILAVSFSATFTHAAEKKDIVDTAVNAGSFKTLAAALGAADLVDALKGKGPFTVFAPTDAAFKKLPAGTVETLLKPENKDQLIAILTYHVVPGKVASKDVVKLKGAKTLNGQRADIQTQGGKVKVDGASVEAVDIECSNGIIHVIDSVILPSEKNIVVTASEAEKFKTLLAAATAAGLADVLANKGPFTVFAPTDEAFAKLPEGTVASLLKPENKEKLAAILKYHVVAGRVYSEDALAAGKAKTLQGKKVKISASNGVAKVNNAKLLATDIDASNGVIHIIDTVIMPPEDKKLSAVEACEKIKHTVARGANLYNHGHYGETTKLYKKTMQTMLDSVDNMPEEIRVNMKRALTHSEKMHCASQQAWTLRHALDHAYMQMSAL, from the coding sequence ATGAAACGCTTATTAAAAACATCAGTGGCATTCGCGACGATTTTAGCTGTTTCGTTTTCAGCCACGTTCACCCATGCCGCTGAGAAAAAAGACATTGTCGACACCGCTGTTAACGCGGGTTCGTTCAAAACACTGGCGGCTGCATTGGGAGCCGCTGATCTCGTAGACGCACTAAAGGGCAAAGGACCATTCACCGTTTTCGCTCCCACCGATGCGGCATTCAAAAAGCTGCCGGCGGGAACAGTAGAAACCCTGTTGAAACCAGAGAACAAAGACCAGCTCATCGCGATTCTGACATACCATGTCGTGCCAGGTAAAGTCGCTTCGAAGGATGTCGTAAAATTAAAAGGTGCCAAGACATTAAATGGACAGCGAGCCGATATTCAGACGCAGGGCGGGAAAGTCAAAGTTGACGGTGCCAGCGTGGAAGCCGTTGACATCGAGTGTTCCAACGGCATCATCCATGTGATTGACAGTGTGATTCTCCCCAGTGAGAAAAACATCGTCGTCACCGCCTCGGAAGCAGAAAAATTCAAGACACTCCTCGCAGCGGCAACAGCAGCAGGTCTGGCAGATGTGCTTGCGAATAAAGGGCCGTTTACGGTCTTTGCTCCCACCGATGAAGCATTCGCGAAACTTCCGGAAGGTACTGTCGCCAGTCTCTTGAAGCCGGAAAATAAAGAAAAGCTGGCAGCGATTCTGAAATACCATGTCGTCGCAGGACGCGTTTACTCCGAAGATGCCTTGGCTGCGGGCAAAGCGAAAACACTGCAAGGCAAGAAGGTGAAAATCAGTGCTTCCAACGGTGTCGCTAAAGTAAATAATGCGAAGTTGCTGGCAACAGACATCGATGCATCAAACGGCGTGATTCACATCATTGATACAGTCATCATGCCTCCTGAGGATAAGAAACTCAGTGCTGTAGAAGCGTGTGAGAAAATCAAGCACACAGTCGCACGCGGGGCCAATTTGTATAATCACGGGCACTATGGTGAAACAACAAAATTATACAAAAAAACGATGCAAACCATGCTGGACAGCGTAGATAACATGCCGGAAGAAATTCGCGTCAACATGAAGCGGGCACTAACCCACTCTGAAAAAATGCACTGCGCCTCACAGCAGGCATGGACCCTGAGACATGCATTGGATCATGCTTACATGCAAATGTCAGCTCTCTAA
- a CDS encoding GntR family transcriptional regulator, with product MSQTELAQNQKQEIVDLLRMEIITGRIQEGTPLREVSLAERFQVSRAPIREALKQLAHEGMVESKPNCGVRVAPSSSDSMQELVIPLRQTVESFALKSIFADLDESDFAEWDSILDEMKVACETHDYVQLAELDIKFHQSIVARSPEQGLMSIWITLVSRLRRHFLEGFQQPHDPMKIYYEHVAIVAMFRTGKLEVSIQALISNID from the coding sequence ATGAGTCAAACCGAGCTAGCACAGAATCAGAAGCAAGAAATTGTAGACCTGCTACGGATGGAAATCATTACGGGGCGAATTCAAGAAGGCACGCCGTTACGCGAAGTGAGCCTGGCGGAACGGTTTCAGGTCAGCCGGGCGCCGATTCGAGAAGCGCTCAAACAACTGGCCCACGAGGGCATGGTGGAGTCGAAACCCAACTGTGGAGTACGTGTGGCGCCCTCTTCTTCTGATTCGATGCAGGAACTGGTGATTCCATTGAGGCAGACGGTTGAATCGTTCGCCTTGAAATCGATTTTTGCCGACCTGGATGAATCGGATTTTGCCGAATGGGATTCGATTCTGGATGAAATGAAAGTCGCCTGTGAAACGCACGACTATGTCCAACTCGCGGAACTGGATATCAAGTTTCATCAGTCCATCGTCGCGAGATCACCGGAACAGGGTTTGATGTCGATCTGGATCACACTCGTCTCCCGCTTGCGGCGTCACTTCCTGGAAGGATTTCAGCAGCCCCACGATCCAATGAAAATTTATTACGAGCACGTTGCGATTGTGGCAATGTTTCGTACCGGAAAGCTCGAAGTTTCCATCCAGGCGCTGATCTCGAATATTGATTAA